Proteins from a genomic interval of Streptococcus oralis:
- a CDS encoding TRZ/ATZ family protein, whose product MKVYQHVNTVTCDQDFHVYLDGILAVKDSQIVYVGQEEPEILEQAEQMIDYQGAWIMPGLVNCHTHSAMTGLRGIQDDSNLHEWLNDYIWPAEAGFTPDMTTKAVKEALTEMLQSGTTSFNDMYNPNGVDIEQIYQAVKASKMRCYFSPTLFSSEAETTAETISRTRAIIEEILGYENPNFKVMVAPHSPYSCSKDLLEESLDMAKELNIPLHIHVAETKEESGIILKRYGKRPLAFLEELGYLDHPSVFAHGVELNEQEIERLATSQVAIAHNPISNLKLASGIAPIIQLQKAGVAVGIATDSVASNNNLDMFEEGRTAALLQKMKSGDASQFPIETALKALTIEGAKVLGMEDQIGSLEVGKQADFLVINPQGKIHLQPQENMLSHLVYAVKSSDVDDVYIAGEQVVKQGKVLTVEI is encoded by the coding sequence ATGAAAGTCTATCAGCATGTAAATACCGTGACTTGTGACCAAGATTTCCATGTTTATTTGGATGGTATCTTAGCCGTTAAGGACTCTCAAATCGTCTATGTCGGCCAAGAGGAGCCAGAGATTTTAGAGCAAGCTGAGCAGATGATAGACTATCAGGGAGCCTGGATCATGCCTGGATTGGTCAATTGCCACACCCATTCTGCTATGACAGGTTTGCGAGGAATTCAGGATGACAGTAATCTCCACGAATGGCTCAATGACTATATCTGGCCAGCAGAAGCAGGATTTACTCCCGATATGACTACCAAGGCAGTCAAAGAAGCTCTGACGGAGATGCTCCAGTCAGGGACAACAAGCTTCAATGATATGTATAATCCCAATGGAGTGGATATTGAGCAAATTTATCAGGCAGTCAAGGCGTCTAAGATGCGTTGTTATTTCTCACCGACCCTCTTTTCTTCAGAGGCAGAGACAACTGCTGAAACTATAAGCAGAACACGAGCCATCATAGAGGAAATCTTAGGATATGAAAATCCAAATTTCAAGGTTATGGTAGCCCCACATTCTCCCTACAGCTGTAGTAAAGATTTGCTGGAAGAGAGCTTAGATATGGCAAAAGAGCTGAATATTCCTCTCCATATCCATGTGGCGGAGACCAAGGAGGAATCAGGAATTATCCTCAAACGCTATGGCAAACGTCCCCTTGCCTTTCTAGAAGAACTGGGTTACTTAGATCATCCGTCTGTTTTTGCTCATGGGGTCGAACTAAACGAACAAGAAATTGAACGCTTGGCAACCTCTCAAGTGGCTATCGCCCACAATCCTATCAGTAATCTAAAACTGGCCTCAGGAATCGCTCCAATCATCCAACTCCAAAAAGCAGGAGTAGCAGTGGGGATTGCGACTGACTCGGTTGCTTCCAATAACAATCTAGATATGTTTGAGGAAGGACGGACAGCAGCCCTCCTTCAGAAAATGAAGAGTGGAGATGCCAGCCAATTTCCTATCGAAACAGCTCTCAAAGCTCTAACGATAGAAGGTGCTAAGGTTCTTGGAATGGAAGATCAGATAGGAAGTCTGGAAGTTGGTAAGCAGGCAGATTTTCTGGTCATTAATCCTCAAGGAAAAATCCATCTTCAACCTCAGGAAAATATGCTCTCTCACCTCGTATACGCAGTCAAATCCAGTGATGTTGATGATGTCTATATTGCTGGAGAACAGGTTGTCAAGCAAGGCAAAGTTTTGACGGTAGAGATTTAA
- the mecA gene encoding adaptor protein MecA codes for MKMKQISDTTLKITMTLDDLMDRGMEIADFLVPQEKTEEFFYAILDELEMPDNFLDSGMLSFRVTPKPDKVDVFVTKSKIDQNLDFEDLADLPDMEELAQMSPDEFLKTLEKSIADKTKDDIEAIQSLEQVEAKEEEQEQADKETEIKKEPYIYYILRFASLSDLVAFAKTVNYQMETSELYKMNGHYYLTILVDVENHPSPYPAWLLARMREFADDSDISRSVLQEYGQILINHDAVIGLQKISS; via the coding sequence ATGAAGATGAAACAAATTAGTGATACAACACTAAAAATCACGATGACTTTAGATGATTTGATGGATCGGGGAATGGAGATTGCAGACTTTCTCGTTCCTCAGGAAAAAACCGAAGAGTTTTTCTATGCTATTTTAGATGAATTAGAAATGCCAGACAATTTCTTGGATAGTGGCATGTTGAGTTTCCGTGTGACTCCAAAACCAGATAAGGTGGACGTCTTTGTGACCAAGTCCAAGATTGACCAAAATCTGGATTTTGAAGATTTGGCGGATTTACCCGATATGGAAGAATTAGCCCAAATGTCACCAGATGAATTCCTCAAAACCTTAGAAAAGAGCATTGCAGACAAGACCAAGGACGATATTGAGGCTATCCAGTCCCTAGAACAGGTCGAGGCTAAAGAAGAGGAGCAAGAACAGGCAGATAAGGAGACTGAGATCAAGAAGGAACCTTATATCTACTATATCTTGCGTTTTGCAAGCCTTTCTGACCTAGTTGCTTTTGCAAAGACTGTTAACTACCAGATGGAAACATCTGAACTCTATAAGATGAATGGACATTACTACTTGACGATTTTAGTCGATGTGGAAAATCATCCTAGTCCATATCCAGCCTGGCTCTTGGCCCGTATGCGCGAATTTGCAGATGATAGTGACATCAGTCGCTCAGTCTTGCAAGAGTATGGGCAAATCTTGATCAATCACGACGCAGTTATCGGTCTGCAAAAGATTAGTTCATAA
- the thrB gene encoding homoserine kinase, translating to MKIIVPATSANIGPGFDSVGVAVTKYLQIEVCEERDEWLIEHQIGKWIPHDERNLLLKIALQIAPDLQPRRLKMISDVPLARGLGSSSSVIVAGIELANQLGKLNLSNHDKLQLATKIEGHPDNVAPAIYGNLVIASSVEGQVSAIVADFPECDFLAYIPNYELRTRDSRGVLPKKLSYKEAVAASSIANVAIAALLAGDMVTAGQAIEGDLFHERYRQDLVREFATIKQVAKENGAYATYLSGAGPTVMVLASHDKMPAIKAELQKQSFKGKLHDLKVDTQGVRVQAK from the coding sequence ATGAAGATTATTGTACCTGCAACAAGTGCCAATATCGGGCCAGGTTTTGATTCGGTCGGTGTAGCTGTAACCAAGTATCTTCAAATTGAGGTCTGTGAAGAACGAGATGAGTGGTTGATTGAACATCAGATCGGCAAATGGATTCCCCATGATGAGCGCAACCTTTTACTCAAGATTGCTTTACAAATTGCTCCTGACTTGCAACCGAGACGCTTGAAAATGATCAGTGATGTTCCCCTGGCGCGTGGTTTGGGTTCTTCTAGCTCGGTTATCGTTGCTGGGATTGAACTGGCCAACCAACTGGGCAAGCTCAACTTATCCAACCACGACAAATTGCAGCTGGCGACCAAGATTGAAGGGCATCCAGACAATGTGGCCCCAGCCATTTATGGTAATCTGGTTATTGCAAGTTCCGTTGAAGGGCAGGTTTCGGCGATTGTGGCAGATTTCCCAGAGTGTGATTTTTTAGCTTATATTCCCAACTATGAATTGCGTACTCGTGACAGCCGCGGTGTCTTGCCTAAAAAATTGTCCTACAAGGAAGCTGTTGCTGCCAGCTCTATCGCCAATGTGGCTATTGCAGCCTTGTTGGCAGGTGACATGGTGACAGCTGGACAAGCAATCGAGGGAGACCTCTTCCACGAGCGCTACCGTCAGGATCTGGTGAGAGAATTTGCGACGATTAAGCAAGTAGCCAAAGAGAATGGTGCCTATGCAACCTATCTTTCTGGCGCTGGGCCAACAGTTATGGTCTTGGCTTCTCATGACAAGATGCCGGCGATTAAGGCGGAATTGCAAAAGCAGTCTTTCAAAGGCAAACTTCATGATTTGAAAGTGGATACCCAAGGTGTCCGTGTCCAAGCAAAATAA
- a CDS encoding replication initiator protein A produces MKRITANQYQTSERYYKLPKILFEDEKYMDMKLEVKVAYSILKDRLELSLNRGWIDEEGAVYLVFSNSKLMKLLGCSKSKLLSIKKTLKEYDLIDEVQQSSSEKGRLANKIYLGELSPTPVASSNRPSIKKRLGQVENETAPVSHSAPSETEVSETKYSETDSLFIEDEEDRNTHPILKRKVEKVTKYDRDYIWGLVQDQFRREGFSETASEIAMTDFERIYQYSLDNVRFVRRAEVLAEFVFNGLYSVWNNRVRKGGG; encoded by the coding sequence ATGAAACGAATTACCGCAAATCAATACCAAACTTCAGAAAGGTATTATAAATTACCTAAAATTCTTTTTGAAGATGAGAAATATATGGATATGAAACTAGAAGTAAAGGTGGCTTATTCAATTTTAAAAGATCGTTTAGAATTATCTCTCAATCGTGGTTGGATAGATGAAGAAGGAGCGGTTTATTTAGTATTTTCTAATTCTAAACTGATGAAGCTATTAGGTTGTTCGAAGTCAAAATTACTGTCCATCAAAAAAACTCTTAAAGAATATGACTTAATTGATGAAGTCCAACAGTCTTCAAGTGAGAAAGGGAGACTAGCTAATAAGATTTATTTAGGGGAGTTGTCTCCTACCCCAGTAGCTAGTTCGAACAGGCCTAGTATTAAAAAAAGACTAGGGCAGGTTGAAAATGAAACGGCCCCCGTCTCACATTCAGCCCCTAGTGAGACTGAAGTTAGTGAGACTAAATATAGTGAGACTGATTCTTTATTTATTGAGGATGAGGAGGATAGGAATACTCATCCTATCTTGAAAAGAAAAGTAGAAAAGGTCACAAAATATGATCGAGATTATATTTGGGGATTGGTGCAAGATCAATTTAGACGAGAGGGTTTTTCTGAAACAGCCAGTGAAATTGCTATGACTGATTTTGAGAGAATCTACCAGTATTCTCTTGACAATGTTCGCTTTGTTAGACGAGCGGAAGTTTTGGCTGAATTTGTGTTTAACGGCTTGTATTCTGTTTGGAATAACCGTGTTAGAAAAGGAGGTGGTTAA
- a CDS encoding ABC transporter ATP-binding protein, whose protein sequence is MKHLLSYFKPYIKESILAPLFKLLEAVFELLVPMVIAGIVDQSLPQRDQGHLWMQIGLLLIFAVIGVLVALVAQFYSAKAAVGFTKELTDDLYRHILSLPKNSRDRLTTSSLVTRLTSDTYQIQTGINQFLRLFLRAPIIVFGAIFMAYRISAELTFWFLVMVVILTIVIVGFSRLVNPLYSSLRKKTDQLVQETRQQLQGMRVIRAFGQEKRELQIFQTLNQVYARLQEKTGFWSSLLTPLTYLIVNGTLLVIIWQGYISIQGGLLSQGALIALINYLLQILVELVKLAMLINSLNQSYISAKRIEEVFAEAPEDIHSELEQKQATSNQVLQVQELTFTYPDAAQPSLRDISFDMKQGQILGIIGGTGSGKSSLVQVLLGLYPADKGSIDLYRNGHSPLNLEQWRSWIAYVPQKVELFKGTIRSNLTLGLHQEVTDQELWQALEISQAKDFVSEKEGLLDAQVEAGGRNFSGGQKQRLSIARAVLRQAPFLILDDATSALDTITESKLLKSIRENLPNTSLILISQRTSTLQMADQILLLEKGELLAVGKHDDLMKTSQVYREINASQHGKED, encoded by the coding sequence ATGAAACACTTACTATCTTACTTCAAACCCTATATCAAAGAATCAATTTTGGCACCCTTGTTCAAGCTGCTAGAAGCTGTTTTTGAACTCTTGGTTCCCATGGTGATTGCTGGGATTGTTGACCAGTCCTTGCCTCAGAGAGATCAAGGACACCTTTGGATGCAGATTGGCCTGCTCCTTATCTTTGCAGTGATTGGCGTTTTAGTGGCCTTGGTAGCCCAGTTTTACTCAGCCAAGGCAGCGGTGGGGTTTACCAAAGAACTGACAGACGACCTTTATCGTCATATTCTTTCCTTACCCAAGAACAGCAGAGACCGTCTGACAACTTCTAGCTTGGTGACTCGCTTGACTTCGGATACTTACCAGATACAGACTGGTATCAATCAATTCCTGCGCCTCTTTTTGCGAGCACCTATTATCGTTTTTGGGGCTATCTTTATGGCCTATCGCATCTCGGCTGAGCTGACTTTCTGGTTTTTAGTTATGGTTGTCATTTTGACAATCGTTATTGTAGGGTTCTCTCGGCTGGTCAATCCTCTCTACAGCAGTCTCAGAAAGAAAACGGACCAACTGGTTCAGGAAACACGTCAGCAATTGCAAGGGATGCGAGTTATTCGTGCTTTTGGTCAGGAAAAACGAGAGTTACAGATTTTTCAAACCCTAAATCAAGTTTATGCTAGATTACAAGAAAAGACAGGTTTCTGGTCTAGTTTATTAACACCTCTGACCTATCTGATTGTCAATGGAACTCTCCTAGTTATCATCTGGCAGGGTTATATTTCCATTCAAGGAGGTTTACTTAGCCAAGGTGCCCTGATTGCCCTTATCAACTACCTCTTGCAGATCTTGGTGGAATTGGTCAAGCTTGCCATGCTGATCAATTCCCTCAACCAGTCCTACATCTCAGCCAAGAGAATCGAGGAGGTCTTTGCTGAGGCTCCCGAAGACATCCACTCAGAGTTAGAACAAAAGCAAGCTACCAGTAATCAGGTTTTACAAGTCCAAGAATTAACCTTTACCTATCCTGATGCGGCCCAGCCTTCTCTGAGAGACATTTCCTTTGATATGAAGCAAGGACAAATACTTGGTATCATTGGGGGAACGGGTTCTGGTAAATCAAGCTTGGTGCAAGTCTTACTTGGACTTTATCCAGCAGACAAGGGAAGCATTGACCTTTATCGAAATGGACATAGTCCTCTTAATTTGGAGCAGTGGCGGTCTTGGATTGCCTATGTGCCCCAAAAAGTCGAACTCTTTAAGGGAACCATTCGTTCCAACTTGACTCTAGGTTTGCATCAAGAAGTAACTGATCAAGAACTCTGGCAGGCCTTGGAAATTTCGCAAGCAAAGGATTTTGTCAGTGAAAAGGAAGGACTCTTAGATGCCCAAGTTGAGGCAGGAGGGCGAAATTTCTCAGGCGGGCAAAAACAAAGGTTGTCTATCGCCAGAGCAGTCTTGCGCCAAGCTCCGTTTCTCATCCTAGATGATGCGACCTCAGCTCTCGACACCATCACAGAGTCCAAGCTCTTGAAATCTATTCGAGAAAATTTGCCAAACACGAGCTTAATCTTGATTTCTCAACGGACTTCGACGCTTCAGATGGCTGACCAGATTCTCCTTTTGGAAAAAGGTGAGTTACTAGCTGTTGGCAAGCACGATGACTTGATGAAGACTAGCCAAGTCTATCGCGAAATCAATGCATCCCAACATGGAAAGGAGGACTAG
- the rplL gene encoding 50S ribosomal protein L7/L12 gives MALNIENIIAEIKEASILELNDLVKAIEEEFGVTAAAPVAVATAGAADAGAAKDSFDVELTAAGDKKVGVIKAVREITGLGLKEAKELVDGAPGVIKEGVPTAEAEEIKAKLEEAGASVTLK, from the coding sequence ATGGCATTGAACATTGAAAACATTATTGCTGAAATTAAAGAAGCTTCAATCCTTGAATTGAACGACCTTGTAAAAGCTATCGAAGAAGAATTTGGTGTAACTGCAGCTGCTCCTGTAGCTGTAGCTACAGCTGGTGCTGCTGACGCTGGTGCTGCTAAAGATTCATTTGACGTTGAATTGACAGCTGCTGGTGACAAAAAAGTTGGCGTTATCAAAGCTGTACGTGAAATCACTGGTCTTGGACTTAAAGAAGCTAAAGAACTTGTTGATGGTGCACCAGGTGTCATCAAAGAAGGCGTTCCAACTGCAGAAGCTGAAGAAATCAAAGCTAAATTGGAAGAAGCTGGAGCTTCAGTTACTCTTAAATAA
- a CDS encoding homoserine dehydrogenase, with product MTVKIALLGFGTVASGVPFLLKENGEKIVQSAHSEIEVAKVLVKDEDEKNRLLAAGNDFNFVTNVDDILSDQDITIVVELMGRIEPAKTFITRALEAGKHVVTANKDLLAVHGTELLEIAKVHNVALYYEAAVAGGIPILRTLANSLASDKITRVLGVVNGTSNFMMTKMVEEGWSYDDALAEAQRLGFAESDPTNDVDGIDAAYKMVILSQFAFGMKVAFDDVAHKGIRNITPEDVAVAQDLGYVVKLVGSIEETPSGIAAEVTPTFLPKAHPLASVNGVMNAVFVESIGIGESMYYGPGAGQKPTATSVVADIVRIVRRLNDGTIGKDFNEYSRDLVLANPEDVKANYYFSILAPDSKGQVLKLAEIFNAQDISFKQILQDGKEGDKARVVIITHKINKAQLENVSAGLAKASEFDLLNTFKVLGD from the coding sequence ATGACAGTTAAAATTGCTTTACTTGGATTTGGTACCGTTGCAAGTGGTGTGCCTTTCCTCCTAAAGGAAAATGGAGAAAAAATCGTTCAGTCAGCTCATTCAGAGATTGAAGTAGCCAAGGTATTGGTCAAGGATGAAGATGAAAAGAACCGCTTGCTTGCAGCAGGGAATGACTTTAACTTTGTGACCAATGTAGATGATATTTTGTCAGATCAAGACATTACAATCGTAGTGGAATTGATGGGGCGTATCGAACCAGCTAAGACCTTTATCACTCGTGCCTTAGAAGCTGGGAAACACGTTGTTACTGCTAACAAGGACCTTTTGGCTGTTCATGGTACAGAATTGCTAGAAATCGCTAAAGTGCATAATGTAGCACTTTACTACGAAGCAGCAGTTGCTGGTGGGATTCCAATTCTTCGCACTCTAGCAAATTCATTGGCTTCTGATAAAATCACGCGCGTTCTTGGTGTCGTTAACGGAACTTCTAACTTTATGATGACCAAAATGGTCGAAGAAGGCTGGTCTTATGATGATGCTCTGGCTGAAGCTCAAAGACTTGGATTTGCAGAAAGCGACCCTACAAATGACGTGGATGGGATTGATGCAGCCTACAAGATGGTGATTTTGAGCCAATTTGCCTTTGGGATGAAGGTTGCCTTTGACGATGTAGCCCACAAGGGAATCCGCAACATCACACCAGAAGACGTAGCTGTAGCCCAAGACCTGGGCTATGTAGTGAAATTGGTAGGTTCTATCGAGGAAACTCCTTCGGGTATTGCTGCGGAAGTAACTCCAACCTTCCTTCCCAAAGCACATCCACTTGCTAGTGTCAATGGGGTAATGAACGCAGTCTTTGTAGAATCTATTGGCATCGGTGAGTCTATGTACTACGGACCAGGTGCGGGTCAAAAACCAACTGCAACAAGTGTTGTGGCGGATATTGTCCGTATCGTTCGTCGTTTGAATGATGGAACAATTGGAAAAGACTTCAACGAATACAGCCGTGACTTGGTTTTGGCAAATCCAGAAGATGTTAAAGCAAACTACTATTTCTCAATCTTGGCACCAGATTCAAAAGGTCAGGTCTTGAAACTTGCTGAAATCTTTAATGCTCAAGATATTTCCTTCAAGCAAATCCTCCAAGATGGCAAAGAGGGTGACAAGGCGCGTGTAGTGATTATTACACATAAGATCAATAAAGCACAACTTGAGAATGTTTCAGCTGGGTTGGCCAAAGCTTCAGAATTTGACCTCTTGAATACATTCAAGGTGTTAGGAGACTAG
- the rplJ gene encoding 50S ribosomal protein L10, whose amino-acid sequence MSEAIIAKKAELVDVVAEKMKAAASIVVVDARGLTVDQDTVLRRELRGSEVEYKVIKNSILRRAAEKAGLEDLASVFVGPSAVAFSNEDVIAPAKILNDFAKNAEALEIKGGAIEGAVASKEEIVALATLPNREGLLSMLLSVLQAPVRNVALAVKAVADNKEDAA is encoded by the coding sequence ATGAGTGAAGCAATTATTGCTAAAAAAGCGGAACTAGTTGACGTAGTAGCTGAAAAAATGAAAGCTGCTGCATCTATTGTCGTTGTAGACGCTCGTGGTTTGACAGTTGATCAAGATACAGTTCTTCGTCGTGAGCTTCGTGGAAGCGAAGTTGAGTATAAAGTCATTAAAAACTCAATCTTGCGTCGTGCAGCTGAAAAAGCTGGTCTTGAAGACCTTGCATCTGTTTTTGTTGGACCATCTGCAGTAGCATTTTCTAACGAAGATGTTATCGCACCAGCGAAAATCTTGAACGACTTTGCTAAAAACGCTGAAGCACTTGAAATTAAAGGTGGTGCAATCGAAGGCGCTGTCGCATCTAAAGAAGAAATCGTTGCTCTTGCAACTCTTCCAAACCGCGAAGGACTTCTTTCTATGCTCCTTTCTGTACTTCAAGCGCCAGTGCGCAACGTTGCTCTTGCAGTCAAAGCGGTTGCAGACAACAAAGAAGACGCAGCTTAA
- the msrB gene encoding peptide-methionine (R)-S-oxide reductase MsrB, whose amino-acid sequence MAEIYLAGGCFWGLEEYFSRISGVLATSVGYANGQVETTNYQLIEETDHAETVQVIYDEKAVSLREILLYYFRVIDPLSINQQGNDRGRQYRTGIYYQDETDLPAIYTVVQDQERMLGRKIAVEVEQLRHYILAEDYHQDYLKKNPSGYCHIDVTDADKPLIDASNYEKPSQEVLKESLTEESYRVTQEAATEAPFTNAYDQTFEEGIYVDITTGEPLFFAKDKFASGCGWPSFSRPISKELIHYYKDMSHGMERIEVRSRSGNAHLGHVFTDGPQELGGLRYCINSASLRFVAKDEMEEEGYGYLLPYLNK is encoded by the coding sequence ATGGCAGAAATTTATCTAGCAGGTGGTTGTTTTTGGGGCCTAGAGGAGTATTTTTCCCGAATTTCAGGCGTATTAGCAACCAGTGTTGGCTACGCTAATGGGCAAGTCGAAACGACCAATTACCAGCTGATTGAGGAAACAGACCATGCAGAAACGGTTCAAGTGATTTACGATGAGAAGGCAGTGTCACTTAGAGAAATTTTACTTTATTATTTCCGTGTTATTGATCCCTTGTCTATTAACCAGCAGGGGAATGACCGTGGTCGCCAATATCGTACTGGTATTTATTACCAAGATGAAACAGACTTGCCAGCTATCTATACAGTGGTGCAGGATCAAGAACGCATGCTTGGTCGAAAGATTGCAGTAGAAGTGGAGCAACTTCGCCACTACATTCTGGCAGAAGACTATCACCAAGACTATCTTAAGAAGAATCCTTCAGGTTACTGTCATATCGATGTGACCGATGCTGATAAGCCATTGATTGATGCCTCTAACTATGAAAAGCCTAGTCAGGAGGTGTTAAAGGAAAGCTTAACTGAAGAGTCCTATCGTGTCACCCAAGAAGCTGCTACAGAGGCTCCATTTACCAATGCCTATGACCAAACTTTTGAAGAAGGGATTTATGTAGATATCACGACTGGTGAGCCACTCTTTTTTGCTAAGGATAAGTTTGCTTCAGGTTGTGGTTGGCCAAGTTTCAGTCGTCCGATTTCTAAGGAATTGATTCATTATTACAAGGATATGAGCCATGGGATGGAGCGAATCGAGGTTCGTTCTCGGTCAGGAAATGCTCACTTGGGTCATGTTTTCACAGATGGTCCTCAGGAATTAGGTGGCCTCCGTTACTGTATTAATTCTGCCTCCTTGCGCTTTGTAGCCAAGGATGAGATGGAAGAAGAAGGATATGGCTATCTATTACCTTACTTAAACAAATAA
- a CDS encoding ABC transporter ATP-binding protein, whose protein sequence is MKRQTANQTLKRLAVDLASHPFLLFLAFLGTIAQVGLSIYLPILIGQVIDQVLVAGSSPVFWQIFLQMLLVVIGNTLVQWANPLLYNRLIFSYTKDLRERIIHKLHRLPIAFVDRQGSGEMVSRVTTDIEQLAAGLTMIFNQFFIGVLMILVSILAMLQIHLLMTLLVLLLTPLSMVISRFIAKRSYHLFQKQTETRGIQTQLIEESLSQQTIIQSFNAQGEFIQRLHEANDNYADYSQSAIFYSSTVNPSTRFVNSLIYALLAGVGAYRIMMGSTLTIGRLVTFLNYVQQYTKPFNDISSVLAELQSALACAERVYAVLESPEVVETGKEILTSDQVKGAISFKHVSFGYHPEKILIKDLSIDIPAGSKVAIVGPTGAGKSTLINLLMCFYPINSGDILLDGRSIYNYTRASLRQQFGMVLQETWLKQGTIHDNIAFGNPEASREQVIAAAKAANADFFIQQLPQGYDTKLENAGESLSVGQAQLLTIARVFLAIPKILILDEATSSIDTRTEVLVQDAFAKLMKGRTSFIIAHRLSTIQDADLILVLVDGDIVEHGNHHDLMARKGKYYQMQKAAAFSSE, encoded by the coding sequence ATGAAACGACAAACTGCAAACCAGACGCTCAAACGTTTAGCCGTAGATTTAGCAAGCCATCCTTTCCTCCTTTTCCTAGCCTTTCTAGGAACGATTGCCCAAGTTGGTTTATCAATTTATCTTCCTATTTTGATTGGGCAGGTCATTGACCAAGTCCTGGTGGCTGGATCATCACCAGTTTTTTGGCAGATTTTTCTCCAGATGCTCTTGGTGGTAATAGGAAATACTCTGGTACAATGGGCCAATCCTCTCCTCTATAATCGTCTAATCTTCTCTTATACCAAAGACTTGCGAGAGCGAATCATCCATAAACTCCATCGGTTACCGATTGCTTTTGTGGATCGACAGGGCAGTGGAGAGATGGTTAGTCGTGTGACCACAGACATCGAACAGTTGGCAGCTGGCTTGACCATGATTTTTAATCAATTTTTCATTGGTGTCTTGATGATTTTGGTTAGTATTCTAGCTATGCTTCAAATCCACCTCCTCATGACCCTCTTGGTCTTGCTGTTGACGCCACTGTCCATGGTGATTTCACGCTTTATTGCCAAGAGATCTTATCACCTCTTCCAGAAGCAAACAGAGACAAGGGGGATTCAGACACAATTAATTGAAGAATCGCTTAGCCAACAGACCATTATCCAGTCCTTTAATGCTCAAGGAGAGTTTATCCAAAGATTGCATGAGGCTAATGATAACTACGCAGACTATTCTCAGTCAGCTATCTTTTATTCTTCAACGGTCAATCCTTCGACTCGATTTGTAAATTCGCTCATTTATGCCCTTCTAGCTGGAGTGGGAGCTTATCGTATCATGATGGGATCCACACTGACCATTGGACGTTTAGTGACTTTTTTGAACTATGTCCAACAGTACACTAAGCCCTTTAACGATATTTCTTCAGTTCTAGCCGAATTGCAAAGTGCTCTCGCTTGCGCAGAGCGTGTCTATGCTGTCTTAGAAAGTCCAGAGGTGGTTGAAACAGGTAAGGAAATCTTGACCAGTGACCAAGTCAAGGGAGCTATTTCCTTTAAACATGTCTCTTTTGGCTACCATCCTGAGAAGATCTTGATTAAGGACTTGTCTATAGATATCCCAGCTGGTAGCAAGGTAGCCATTGTTGGTCCGACAGGTGCTGGTAAGTCAACTCTTATCAATCTCCTCATGTGTTTTTACCCTATTAACTCAGGAGATATCTTGCTGGACGGTCGTTCCATTTACAACTATACCCGAGCGTCATTGAGACAGCAGTTTGGGATGGTGCTCCAAGAAACCTGGCTCAAGCAAGGGACTATTCATGACAATATTGCCTTTGGAAATCCTGAAGCCAGTCGGGAGCAGGTGATTGCTGCTGCTAAAGCAGCCAATGCAGACTTTTTCATCCAACAGTTGCCACAGGGATACGATACTAAGTTGGAAAATGCAGGAGAATCTCTCTCTGTCGGCCAAGCCCAGCTCTTAACCATCGCCCGAGTCTTTCTGGCTATTCCAAAGATTCTTATCTTAGACGAGGCGACTTCCTCCATCGATACACGGACAGAAGTGTTAGTTCAGGATGCCTTTGCTAAACTCATGAAGGGGCGCACAAGCTTTATCATTGCTCATCGTTTGTCAACCATTCAGGATGCGGATTTGATTCTTGTCTTGGTAGATGGTGATATTGTTGAGCATGGTAACCATCATGACCTCATGGCTAGAAAGGGCAAGTATTACCAGATGCAAAAAGCTGCAGCTTTTAGCTCTGAATAA